CAAGACGCCGCGGATGGTGCCGAACCGCTTGGCCATTTCCGCGGCGGGCATATCGTCGGGAAGGCCCGCCCAATCGAGGGATGGCGCCTTCGGGGCGGGCGCCTGAGAGGCGGGCGCCTGGGAGGCGGGCGCCTGGGAGGCGGGCGCCTGGGAGGCGGGGATGGGATCCCTTTCCTTCCGCTTGGCTTTCTTGCCGGCTTTGGACATAGTCGTTCGCGCTCCCTCAGAGCCTAGGCCGCGCCCTGGCCGTATCCCAAGGCCTCCATCTGGCGCAGGAAGTCCCGCATCGTTTCCGACGGGCGGGCCATCGCCTTGAGATCGGCGTAGCATTTGGCGTAGAGCTTATTATGGTTCACGAATTCGGAGAAGTAAACCAGCAGGGTGGGATCCTCCGGGAATTTGCGCAACGCTTCGCGGTAGTTGGCGTAGATCTCTTCCACCGGGCGGCCGGCAGACTCGGCGCATTTTCCGCGAAAGGCTTCCAACACCCCGGATCGCAGCCGGAGGAACGGGCGGGATTCGAACAAGGCGAGGACGTCGCGATGCTTGCCCCTCTCGTACAAGGATTCCAGCAGGTCTTCCCATAAGCCTACGTCCCCGGGAGCCAACGCCAGGTAGGCCCGCGCATAGCCCTCCGCTTCGGCATCGCAGTCGGTGGCTTTGAAGAAATCCCAGGGTACGCGCGGATCCAAGGGGAAGTCGCGCAGCCCGCCGGCGATCAGCTCGCGCAGGGCTTCGCGCGCGCGGGGCGCTTTGCCGGGGCCGAAGAGTTGCAGTTCGCAGAGAACGGCCAGGGCCAGGGAATTCCGGCGCACCGTATAGGCATCGGTGGCGACCCGGCCCACGGTTACGGGCCGATCCAGGGCCCCATACAGGAATTCCAGGGCTCCGCGCAGATTGTTGGCCGCCAGGGCCCGTTTGCCCAGCCAGTACAAGGGTTTGGGGTCGGAGGCGTCCCAGCGCGCGGCCAGACGGAACCATTCCTCCGCTTCCGCATCGCGCTCCTGCTTGGCGAAAGTCTCGGCGAGAAAAGCCGGGTAATGCCGGAGCGCTTCGTCCGCGGGGGCATCGCCCAGCGCGCGGGGATCGCGCCCGGGCAATAGCGACAGGTAGGCTTCGGTGGCCCCGGCGTATTCCCCGCTTTGGTACAGGCAATTGCCGTATTCCATGATCACTACCGGATCGGCCGGGAATTCCTGGCGCTCCTTTTCCAGCAAAGCGCGGTTGCGCTTCAGCTTGGCGCCGCGCTTGGCCGGCGTATCGTACCCCAGGTGCAGGATTTCCAGATCGGTCGCGCCGATGGGCACCTTCAGGCGGCCCAGGGAAGTCCCGAGTTGTTCATGGATGCGGCCTTCGAAAGCGGCGCCCAGATGGTTGGGGAACAAGCGGATCTGCCGGAAGCATTCGCCGCGGGAATTCTCCCGCGGGCTCCGCACCACGAAGCGGTAAGCCCGCTTGGGGCCGTCCAGCAAGGGCGCCAGGGCTTCCCAGAAATCCTCGTCCACGCGGTCGTCGGCGTCGAGCCACAATATCCAGCCTCGGGTGGCCGCGGCCAAGGAAACGTTGCGGGCCGCCGAGAAATCGTCGCACCAGGAAAATTGGCGCGCCTGTATGCCCGCCTCCTGCAAGGCCTCCACCGTGCCGTCGGTCGAACCCGTATCCACGACGATCCATTCCGCGCGGCCCAAGGGCAGGCAAGCCAGCAGGCCCGGCAGATTGGCGGCTTCGTCCTTCAGGATCGAGCAGATGGACAGGTCCAGGCGCGGCCCGCCGCCTCCGCCTCCCGGCGGGGCCAAAGGATCTTCCGGTGGAGGCGACCCGCGTTCCGGGTCATCGCCTTCGCGCGTGGTTTCCAAGAGGGTAGCGGACGCGTTACGTATGCCTTCCCAGTCGAAAGGCACGCCGCCGTATTCCGGCCCGGCGTTCAGGCACCGGGTCCATAACGAACGGGCTTCGGCCTTGAGGCCGGTGAGCCAAAGGGCTTTGCCGCATTCGAGTAGCCAAGGCGCATGCGCCGACCCACGCGGGCAGGCCAGGAAGGCTTCCAGAGCTTCGGCTGGCCGATCCTGGAAGCAAAGGGATTGGCCCAGCCCCACGTAGGCGGCCAGCAGGACGTCATGGGTGGCGGGGTGCGCGCTTGCTATAGCCCGCCGAAACGAGATCGCGGCGTCCGCCCAGCCTTTCTCGGCCATCCGCATGCGGCCTTGGGCCAGCCATAAGGCCGCCGAGGCATCCGGGGCCATCAGCGCTTTTTCCAAAAGGGCGCGGTTGCGGGCGCGCTTGCGTTCCACGGCGGCCATGTCCCGGTACCCGGTGTGCAGGATTTCCGCGGGCGCGGCGCGCACGGTCAGCCCGGCTTCCGCCACGGCTTCGCCCAAGGTCTCGTGCACGGGATTGCGGAAGCCCAGGCTTTTGCCGTTGGGTACGAGGCGGATTTGCGACCAGGTGGTTTCGGCGCCGTCCGGCCCGGGGGATCGCACGCGAAAGGCGTAGGCCTCGGAGTGGTCCAAGAGCGGCAGGCGGGTCGCGAGCCAGTCCCGTGCTTCCGGCGTCAGTTCGTCATCAGCGTCCAGCCACAGGATCCATTCGCCCCGGGCCAGCGAAAGCGAATGGTTGCGCGCGGCGGAGAAATCGCCCGTCCAGGGGAAATCGTGGACCTCGGCGCCGTAGCCTCGGGCGACTTCCCGCGTGCCATCGCGGCTCCCGGTATCGACCAGGATGCGCTGGGCCGATAGCCCGTCGAGGGACCGGAACAATGACGGCAAGTTCCGTTCCTCATCGCGGGCGATGACGGCGACGGATAGCCGCGGGTGGTTCAAGCGTAAGCCTTCAGGGCCGCCTTTACATCCGCCAAGGCCGGGTTCTTGTCCACCGATTGGCGGAGCTTGGGCAGCACGTCGCCCGTACGGCCCAGGGCCTGGGCGCATTGCCAGAGGTTGAGGAGGATGTCCTGATCCGAGGGATGCAAGGTCGCCGCCAACTCGAACAGGCCGAAAGCGTCCGTCGCGCGTTTTTCGGCGAAGGCGATGACTCCTAAGCCGTTGTAGGCCTGCGGATTTTCCGGGAAGGCCTTGACGGCATCCAGGTAGGCCAGGATGGCTTCGCCCTGCTTGCCTTGTTCCATCAGGCGTTCGGCATCGGCCAACCGGCGCGCGTTCGCTTCCAGGGCCTCGAAGGTCCGGAACATGCAGATGGACGGGCCCTGCGCCTTGAGATGGCGGCGCATGGCCAAGGCCTGGGCATGATTGGGGTTGACGGCCAGGGCATGGTCCAGGAGCACGCCGAGCGAATCCGGATCCGACAATGACAAGCCGGTATCGAAAGCGTTGATGAGCGCATCCGTCCAGGCGGGACGCACCTCCAAGGCCAAGCAGAAGAAGTTCCAGGCCGCGTTGGCGCTGCCTTCGTACCACGAAGCGATCCCGAGGTTGTTATAGGCGCGGAAGTCCTCCGCATCGGATTCGACGGCCGCTTTCAGGTACTCGACGGCCCCCGCGACATCCTTGCGTCGTAGCAGCGCTTCGGCCTGTTGGTTGGCATCGCGCGAGGCCAAAAGATCCGCGGCGTTCAAGCGTCCCCGGGATAGGGCATGCCGGACTTGCTCGGCCATGGCCGCCAGATCGGGGCCCTCGCCGGCGGGAATAGGGTTCTTGCCGGCCGCGTCCTCGAGCAGGCGCAAGGCCTCTTCGCCGCGGCCCATGGTCAGCAAGGTATCGGACAAGTTGAAAATGATGTCGGCTTCCGCCGGCGCATGGCCCAAGGCGGTGCGGAAATGGGCCAGGGCCATGCCGGCGTCGCCGCAAGCGTGCGCGATGATGCCCAGGTAATTGGCGCACGCGCCCGCGTCTTCGCCGCGCCGCATGCGGCTTTCGAGTTGATCGATGGCCGCGGAGTACTTGCCGTCGCGGATATGCGCTTCCACGGCGGAGCGCCAGGCGGGAAGGGCGGGGGCGGCCGGTACGGTCGGGGCCGCCGACTTGCCGGCTTCCAGGCCGGACAGGAAGCGGCGGAAAACGGGATTGTCCGGAAAGCGATGGGCCAGGGCGGAGGCGTCATCGCGGGTAACTTGCCCGCTACGGGCCGAGATCGCGTCCAGCAGGTTCTGGGCGGCGTCCGCATGCGCGCCATCCAATTCCAGGCTGCGGATGAAGAAAGACATGGCCTCGGTGGAGAGGTTCTCGGAAAAAAGGACCACGCCCAGACTGCAATAGGGTTCGGGATTGCCCGGTTCGGCGGCTTGTGCCTCCAGGAAAAGGGTGCGGGCCTTATCCAGATCGCCGGCTTCGTAGGCGGCCTGTCCGTCCTTGAGCTTGCTTTGCGCCGCCGGCTTCAGGGCCTGGGTCGGAGCCGCCGCTTGCGCAGCCGGCTTCAGGTCGGCGGGGGCAGGGTCGAGGTAGGTGTCGTGTACGGCCGCCGCCCCTTTGGCCCATTTGGCCTCGTATTTTTTCTGGTTCTCGATCATGAGGGCGCGCCAATCGTTGGATTCCTGGTTGAAGGAGACGCTGCCGAAATGATGGATGAAGCTGTCGTTGGCGAACAGCGCGCGGTAGCCGCGGTAGCGCACGCGCAGGCAATAATCATCGTCCTCGAAATTGCCTTTGCCGTAGCGCTCGTCGTAGAAGCCCACCTCCGCGAAGACGCGGCGCGGGATGAGATGGCAGAAGCCCTTGATGAAACCGAATTCGCAGGCCGAGAGATCGTGCTCCGCTTGCCATTTGCGGATAAAAGGGGCGATGCCTTGCTCGTCGTATCCGGTTGAGCCCTTATAGGGCACGTCGGCCACCACTTGGGGCCCGGCGATGTAATTGGAACGCGGGCCCACCAGTCCGATGGACGGATCGCTCTCGGCCAATCGCACCATGTTCTCCAGCCAATCCGGCCCGACGATCACGTCGTTATTCAAGATCAGGATGTACTCGCCGTCGGCCAGGCGCATGCCCTGGTTCCAGCCCTTGGACACGCCCAGGTTGGTCGCGTTCCGGATCGTCTTCGCCCCCGGCACCGAGCGGAAATATTCCCAGGTATCGTCCTTGCTGCCGTTGTCCACCAGGATCAATTCATGGTTCTGGCGGGTATGCTTGCGGATGGAGTCGATGCATTTCTTGGTATACGCCATCTGGTTGAAGCCCAGGATGACGATGGAGACCTTCTTGGACAAGGCGTGCGCGGCGGCGCGGGGCTTGGCTTCGATCTGGATCCAGCCCGGTTGCGGATCGGCCTTCCCGGAATTCCCCTGGGGAAATCCCAGGTACGGCCTTTCGCCGGTGACGGCGAAGCCGGCTTCCCAAAGCACGCGGCGGATGCCATCGGGCGTGAGATCGATGGCCGCCAAACCGTTCCGGGGAGGCAGGCCCTTGGCTTCCTTGACGTCGATGATGGCGACCAGGCGCTTGAGGCGTTCGCCTTGCCGGCGGATGTTGGCCAAGCGCTCGGGCAGCTTATCCAGCAGATCCGGCGTGATGCGGAAGATGAAAAGGTCTTGCTCGGTGAAGCGCGAGGGTTTGCCCGCCACGTCGAAAACGGAGATGGGACCGCTGACGCCGGGGGCTCCGGCCTTGCTGCCGGCGAAACAGACGTGCTGCGAATCGCGCAGGATGGGGCGCAGGCTTTCGGGATAAAGTTCGATGCCGTCGCGCATGGTTTGCGCCGGGGAGTCCTTGACCGGGGTCCAGGTCTCGCGGGCGGGCGCAGGGGCTCTATTGGAGGATGCGGCGATCCGTACGGCCAAGCCGATGGGCAGATCGGCGGCGCGCGCCGACAGCCAGGGCGGATCGATGGGTTTACCGGCGGACTGGGCGCGCGCACCCGAAGCGCGATCCCCCAATCCGGCGAAGAATCCGTCGGCGGGCAGCGATGCGAGGGCTCCGCGCAGCCAATCCTTACGGCACAGGACCGCCGCGCCGGGAGCGGCCTCTCCCTCCCCGATGCGCAGGGGCAGGGGCAAGGCCGCATCCAGCGTGGCCATATCGCGCTTGTCGAGCCAATGATTGAAGAGCGCCGAGGCTTCCACGCCGGCGGCGCAATAGAAGACGTGCGATCCCGAGGCCAGGGCCAGGGCCATTTCCAAGGCCTGCCGGGCCGGGAAGGCCGGGCCCAAATCCAGTTTGCGCAGATCGGCGCCCGAGGGGGCCTCGACCGTGATCGAGCCGGCGCAATTAAGCACGATGATCCCGAGGCCGGGACGGGCCGGAAGCGAAGCCAGGGTGCGATCCAGCCGGGCCGCGACCGTTTCGTCATCCGCCGGGCGCGCCGCGCCCGCGTGTACGATGACGGTTACCGCCTTCCAGGCTCCCCCGGCGGCATCCGCCTTGTGGGCCTGATCGTCGCGTTCCATCCGTTGTCCATTGATCATAGAGCCTCCCGCGTGCGTGGGCGCGGATGGGCCATGGGCCAATCCGACGGCGCCTTCATCGAGTCCTGCCACTAGCGAAGGGGACGGGTTGAACCACCCGATCCCCCAAAGTTCCAAGGCGGGCGGAACCTGGTTCCGTCCGCCGTAATGCTTCACCAATTTCCGGTAGAGCGCGTCGGTCGATTCCTGCGTGAGTCGGTCGACGTGCGATTTCTTTTCGGTCTTGAAACTCTTCTGCCCTTCGTGGAACACGAAGGCGTCCGAGGCGACGACGAGCTTGAGGCCGGCATTCCGAAGCCGCCAGCTTAAATCGAGATCATCATTACCCAGGAACAAATCCTCGTCCATGCCGCCCATCGACAGGAACAGCTCGCGCCGCATCATCAGGCAGAAACCGATCAGCAATTTACTCTCGACCCCGCGGCCGGCATTGGCTTCGCGCAAGATGCGCGCGATGCTTTCGGCCACCTCCGGCACCCCGTTCCCCGGGAAAGACTGCGCCTGCGCCCAAGCCGGGGGCAGGTTCACGTCCAGTCGTTGCAATCCGGCCACGTAATTGGATACGGGACCCACCGCGCCGACTCCTTTGAATCCGTCTTTGGTTTCGCCCTTAGTCTCGAAATGGCGGGCCATGGCATCGGTCCAGCCTTTCGTGACCCAGGTATCGGGATTCAGGAAGATGACGAATTCGCCCTTGGCGATGGCCGCTCCCTGGTTGCAGCCTTTGGAAAACCCGTTGTTGCCCCCGTTCAGGATCATGCGGATGTCGCCCTGCGACCGCAGGTATTCCTGCGTCCCGTCGCGCGAGTCGTTATCCACCACGATCACCTCGTGGGATCCATCCGCGCCTAGCGCGGCCGGGCCGCATCCCCGCAGCGAGTCCAGGCAGGCCCGGATGTTTTCGCGCGAGTTATAGGTGACGATGACTACGGAGTAGCGTGGTTTCCCGTAAGGTAACATTAGAGTTACCTATCAGAACTGGTAATGGAGTTCGTTCTTGACCATGGCCAGGATTTTCTCGGCCATTTCCGCGCTCAGGCTTTCGAGGGTGCCGCTGGCCTGGCTATTGGCCAAGTTGGCGGCTTGGTTCTGCTTCGCCAAGGCGCGCTTCGCGCCGGCGATCGAATACCCTTCTTCCTTCAGCATGCGGAAGATGGTGCGCAGCTTGTTGATCTGCGCGTCGCCGTAACGGCGCTGTTTCCCCATGGTGCGCGGGGCCACCAGGAAATCGGAAAACTCCTTCTCCCAATACCGGATGGTATGGGGCGGCACGCCTATGATGCGCGCGGCATCGCGGATGCTGATAAGGGGTTCCTGGGTCTTCTTCTCGGTCATTTCCATCGTGTCGGCAAACATAGACGCTCCTTCGGAAAGCGATATGGTTCTGCCGGGGTAGTTAAGCAAGGCCGGTGCCAAGCGCCGGAACCCCTAAAAACCGCCCTATTCATGCCGATTTTGAAGTTGGAGTCGAAGATTCGCGGTAGGGATGGGAAGGAATTTCCATCCGGGCCCGGCAGAAACTTCGAGTGATAGCGGATGGAAAATACCAGCAAGACGCTAAGGTTGCCGTCTAACTGCGGGCTTCGCGCCGTTCTCCGCGTAGCATCGCTAAAAACTCCCGCCGCGTCCGCGGGCCCCAGCCGAAATGCGGGCGATAAGGGGCTTCGCCCGCTTCCACCAAGGCCCGCATGCGCGCCAGCCCATCATCCGATACCGCTTTCAGGGTTGCCTTCGGATCGATTCCGTAGATGCGCGCGCTGTTGAGCCCTAGGATCTTGGCCTTGGCCTGCGCGGTCAGGGCGGGATAGCCATGCTTGTCCTGCAAGGCCTGGGGGATCTGGAAGGCGTTGAAGGACGCGATCTGCGGCGCCGGTTGGCCCACCACCAAGGCGTCGGTTCCCCAGCAGATGCGATCCTCGCCCAGATGCTTAAGGAGTTTACCCAGCAGATGCCCGGCCGCATCCGCCGAGCCGACGGAATAGGTGTTCCATATGGAACCCAGATCCGCGTACACGTTGCCGGGATTGCCGGCGGCCTCGAAGGCGGCTATCAGGCGATCCATGCCCTTGGTATTGGCCGGATCATATTCCCCTTCCGTATAGTCGCTATCCACGCCCGCATGGAAGACGTTGAAAACGCAATCGGGATAAAGCCTGGCTGCGGCGGGCACGTCGACGGGCGAACTGGTGCCCAGGCCCTTGTGGATCGAGAATACCTTGATCCCCAGTTGCCGCCCCCGTTCGATGAAAGGGATGCCGATGGCATCGTCGTCCAGGCGCCAATTGTCCGCCTCATGGGGATAGGTTTTCCAGGCCGCCACCTTCCACAGCCTGGCCATGGTTTCCATGCCATCGAGTTGGGCCTGATCGAGGATGGCGACTCCAGCGCGCTTGGGCCATACCTTGCCTTGGATGACGACGCGCTTGCCGCCGGAGATGCGGTTGGCCAATTCCCTTACGGCGACGTGCTCCGCCCATCCTTGCGTATCGTCGGGCCCGGTCCCGGCGCCTTGCCCCACGGTGATGCAGGCCAAGGTGGTGGTGCTGTTGATGAACATGGCCCGCAGGAAATCCTCGATGCCGAGCTGGTCCCGGGGATGCGTATGCCCGTCGAAGATGAATTGTTCCGGCGCCAGCAGGTTTTTCGCGCGATCGGGATCATACGTATGCTCATCATCCACCCCGTATAGGCGGCAACCCATCACCTGGTTCAGGACAACCAGGGCGGTGGCCATGCCGGCGGCGCTCTCGATGAATTTCCGCCGCGACATCCCGAGCCTCTTGGCCTTCTCCGCGGCGGTGGCATGGAACAATCGATCGGCGGCGATTTCCCGGGGCGTGGGATCCCATGCCGGGAACTCCCCGTTGGAACGCGGATGGAATTGCAATGGCGATTGGGGCTCCGCTTCGGGCCGGGATTTCCGCGGAGGTAAGGTCCACATGGCGAACTCCTTAAGAAGTCAAGGGCGCGCGCCCGGTACCGCGGCGCCCGCGCCGGTAGGGGGACGTAGCGCGGCGGATATCAAAGCGTCCCAGCCCGGAAAGGTTCCGGCCGCGGAAAGGACGGCCGCGGAAAAGCGCATCTTCATGGGATAGTAAAGCGAGGCATAGGGATTCCCTACCC
This region of Fibrobacterota bacterium genomic DNA includes:
- a CDS encoding amidohydrolase family protein, whose product is MWTLPPRKSRPEAEPQSPLQFHPRSNGEFPAWDPTPREIAADRLFHATAAEKAKRLGMSRRKFIESAAGMATALVVLNQVMGCRLYGVDDEHTYDPDRAKNLLAPEQFIFDGHTHPRDQLGIEDFLRAMFINSTTTLACITVGQGAGTGPDDTQGWAEHVAVRELANRISGGKRVVIQGKVWPKRAGVAILDQAQLDGMETMARLWKVAAWKTYPHEADNWRLDDDAIGIPFIERGRQLGIKVFSIHKGLGTSSPVDVPAAARLYPDCVFNVFHAGVDSDYTEGEYDPANTKGMDRLIAAFEAAGNPGNVYADLGSIWNTYSVGSADAAGHLLGKLLKHLGEDRICWGTDALVVGQPAPQIASFNAFQIPQALQDKHGYPALTAQAKAKILGLNSARIYGIDPKATLKAVSDDGLARMRALVEAGEAPYRPHFGWGPRTRREFLAMLRGERREARS
- a CDS encoding glycosyltransferase; protein product: MLPYGKPRYSVVIVTYNSRENIRACLDSLRGCGPAALGADGSHEVIVVDNDSRDGTQEYLRSQGDIRMILNGGNNGFSKGCNQGAAIAKGEFVIFLNPDTWVTKGWTDAMARHFETKGETKDGFKGVGAVGPVSNYVAGLQRLDVNLPPAWAQAQSFPGNGVPEVAESIARILREANAGRGVESKLLIGFCLMMRRELFLSMGGMDEDLFLGNDDLDLSWRLRNAGLKLVVASDAFVFHEGQKSFKTEKKSHVDRLTQESTDALYRKLVKHYGGRNQVPPALELWGIGWFNPSPSLVAGLDEGAVGLAHGPSAPTHAGGSMINGQRMERDDQAHKADAAGGAWKAVTVIVHAGAARPADDETVAARLDRTLASLPARPGLGIIVLNCAGSITVEAPSGADLRKLDLGPAFPARQALEMALALASGSHVFYCAAGVEASALFNHWLDKRDMATLDAALPLPLRIGEGEAAPGAAVLCRKDWLRGALASLPADGFFAGLGDRASGARAQSAGKPIDPPWLSARAADLPIGLAVRIAASSNRAPAPARETWTPVKDSPAQTMRDGIELYPESLRPILRDSQHVCFAGSKAGAPGVSGPISVFDVAGKPSRFTEQDLFIFRITPDLLDKLPERLANIRRQGERLKRLVAIIDVKEAKGLPPRNGLAAIDLTPDGIRRVLWEAGFAVTGERPYLGFPQGNSGKADPQPGWIQIEAKPRAAAHALSKKVSIVILGFNQMAYTKKCIDSIRKHTRQNHELILVDNGSKDDTWEYFRSVPGAKTIRNATNLGVSKGWNQGMRLADGEYILILNNDVIVGPDWLENMVRLAESDPSIGLVGPRSNYIAGPQVVADVPYKGSTGYDEQGIAPFIRKWQAEHDLSACEFGFIKGFCHLIPRRVFAEVGFYDERYGKGNFEDDDYCLRVRYRGYRALFANDSFIHHFGSVSFNQESNDWRALMIENQKKYEAKWAKGAAAVHDTYLDPAPADLKPAAQAAAPTQALKPAAQSKLKDGQAAYEAGDLDKARTLFLEAQAAEPGNPEPYCSLGVVLFSENLSTEAMSFFIRSLELDGAHADAAQNLLDAISARSGQVTRDDASALAHRFPDNPVFRRFLSGLEAGKSAAPTVPAAPALPAWRSAVEAHIRDGKYSAAIDQLESRMRRGEDAGACANYLGIIAHACGDAGMALAHFRTALGHAPAEADIIFNLSDTLLTMGRGEEALRLLEDAAGKNPIPAGEGPDLAAMAEQVRHALSRGRLNAADLLASRDANQQAEALLRRKDVAGAVEYLKAAVESDAEDFRAYNNLGIASWYEGSANAAWNFFCLALEVRPAWTDALINAFDTGLSLSDPDSLGVLLDHALAVNPNHAQALAMRRHLKAQGPSICMFRTFEALEANARRLADAERLMEQGKQGEAILAYLDAVKAFPENPQAYNGLGVIAFAEKRATDAFGLFELAATLHPSDQDILLNLWQCAQALGRTGDVLPKLRQSVDKNPALADVKAALKAYA
- a CDS encoding glycosyltransferase family 2 protein, producing the protein MNHPRLSVAVIARDEERNLPSLFRSLDGLSAQRILVDTGSRDGTREVARGYGAEVHDFPWTGDFSAARNHSLSLARGEWILWLDADDELTPEARDWLATRLPLLDHSEAYAFRVRSPGPDGAETTWSQIRLVPNGKSLGFRNPVHETLGEAVAEAGLTVRAAPAEILHTGYRDMAAVERKRARNRALLEKALMAPDASAALWLAQGRMRMAEKGWADAAISFRRAIASAHPATHDVLLAAYVGLGQSLCFQDRPAEALEAFLACPRGSAHAPWLLECGKALWLTGLKAEARSLWTRCLNAGPEYGGVPFDWEGIRNASATLLETTREGDDPERGSPPPEDPLAPPGGGGGGPRLDLSICSILKDEAANLPGLLACLPLGRAEWIVVDTGSTDGTVEALQEAGIQARQFSWCDDFSAARNVSLAAATRGWILWLDADDRVDEDFWEALAPLLDGPKRAYRFVVRSPRENSRGECFRQIRLFPNHLGAAFEGRIHEQLGTSLGRLKVPIGATDLEILHLGYDTPAKRGAKLKRNRALLEKERQEFPADPVVIMEYGNCLYQSGEYAGATEAYLSLLPGRDPRALGDAPADEALRHYPAFLAETFAKQERDAEAEEWFRLAARWDASDPKPLYWLGKRALAANNLRGALEFLYGALDRPVTVGRVATDAYTVRRNSLALAVLCELQLFGPGKAPRAREALRELIAGGLRDFPLDPRVPWDFFKATDCDAEAEGYARAYLALAPGDVGLWEDLLESLYERGKHRDVLALFESRPFLRLRSGVLEAFRGKCAESAGRPVEEIYANYREALRKFPEDPTLLVYFSEFVNHNKLYAKCYADLKAMARPSETMRDFLRQMEALGYGQGAA
- a CDS encoding MerR family transcriptional regulator, with product MFADTMEMTEKKTQEPLISIRDAARIIGVPPHTIRYWEKEFSDFLVAPRTMGKQRRYGDAQINKLRTIFRMLKEEGYSIAGAKRALAKQNQAANLANSQASGTLESLSAEMAEKILAMVKNELHYQF